In a genomic window of Vallitalea okinawensis:
- a CDS encoding carbohydrate ABC transporter permease, whose protein sequence is MSVKGKTSSQKKNISLATIFSILFMGLGHILLGFQAKKMKSQSPKAAKKNALELYHILFFKGIIFIFIEIFALINFNSIAKAIYGLVTLGTVTGEKIMKNNDHSIFLMAEGLIIFLVVLVILAIYLYSVLDVYKINKRLATDQYFIDIDYSLKGVINDMFPYFVLSPVALMIIFFVFFPLLFSCLLAFTNYSMPYHMPPKNLVDWVGIQNFIDMFSLPNWKEAFVGVFTWNVIWAFIATFLNFFVGLLIALMLYDKDIKFTKGFRTIYILPYAIPQMINLLVWKNLLNGQFGPINLSLKAMGIIENSIPFLSDPMMAKVSVILVNLWIGAPYFMLLLTGILTSIPKNLYEAAEIDGASGLQKFRKITLPMVMFATAPLLVMTFSFNFNNFGAVYFLTGGGPDNVYPPGSGAGATDLLVTWIFELMNGMQKYHMAAVLSLLVFTIIAPFAIYNFTKTKSFKEGEY, encoded by the coding sequence ATGTCTGTAAAAGGTAAGACCAGTTCTCAGAAAAAGAATATCAGTTTAGCGACTATATTTTCAATACTGTTTATGGGCTTAGGTCATATTTTATTGGGCTTTCAGGCTAAAAAGATGAAGTCTCAAAGTCCTAAAGCAGCAAAAAAGAATGCTTTGGAATTATATCATATATTATTTTTTAAAGGGATTATTTTCATATTTATTGAAATATTTGCACTTATCAATTTTAATTCCATTGCAAAAGCGATTTATGGTCTAGTAACATTAGGTACTGTAACAGGTGAGAAGATCATGAAAAATAATGACCATTCCATTTTCTTAATGGCAGAAGGTCTTATTATTTTCTTAGTTGTGCTTGTCATTTTAGCAATATACTTATATAGCGTTCTAGATGTTTATAAGATCAATAAAAGGTTAGCAACTGATCAGTATTTTATTGATATTGATTATTCATTAAAAGGTGTTATTAATGATATGTTTCCATACTTTGTTTTATCACCTGTAGCATTAATGATTATATTTTTCGTGTTCTTTCCTTTGTTATTCAGTTGTTTATTAGCGTTTACAAATTATTCTATGCCTTATCATATGCCGCCTAAAAATCTTGTTGATTGGGTAGGTATACAAAACTTTATAGACATGTTTTCACTTCCAAACTGGAAAGAAGCATTTGTTGGTGTCTTCACATGGAACGTTATATGGGCCTTTATTGCCACATTCTTAAACTTCTTTGTGGGCCTCCTTATAGCACTTATGCTTTATGATAAAGACATTAAGTTTACTAAAGGGTTTAGAACGATATATATTTTACCATATGCTATACCACAAATGATTAACTTGCTTGTATGGAAAAACTTACTGAATGGTCAATTTGGTCCAATTAACTTATCCTTAAAAGCAATGGGTATCATAGAGAACAGTATACCTTTCTTATCTGATCCAATGATGGCAAAAGTTTCAGTTATACTTGTTAACCTATGGATAGGGGCACCTTACTTTATGCTCTTACTAACAGGTATCTTGACTAGTATACCAAAGAACTTATATGAAGCAGCAGAAATTGATGGTGCATCAGGACTACAAAAATTCAGAAAGATTACTTTGCCAATGGTCATGTTTGCGACAGCACCTTTATTGGTAATGACTTTCTCATTTAATTTCAATAACTTTGGAGCCGTTTACTTCTTAACAGGTGGTGGACCAGACAATGTTTACCCACCAGGAAGTGGAGCTGGAGCTACTGATTTATTAGTAACATGGATATTTGAGTTGATGAATGGTATGCAGAAATATCATATGGCAGCTGTGTTATCACTATTAGTATTTACCATAATTGCACCATTTGCAATTTATAACTTTACTAAGACTAAGTCATTTAAGGAGGGTGAATACTAA
- a CDS encoding branched-chain amino acid aminotransferase, protein MSLNISIQKTTHPKQKPDANNLGFGNIFTDHMFVMDYTEGKGWHDPRIIPYGSFEIEPSAMVFHYGQEMFEGMKAYKTPEGQVQLFRPMKNIRRANITNERICIPEIDENDMLQAIKAIVDVDKDWIPEAEGTSLYLRPFIIATDPFLGVRPSSTYKFFVICSPVGAYYKEGINPVRIYVEEEYVRAVRGGVGYAKTGGNYAASLKAQMKAKKGGFAQVLWLDGIHRKYVEEVGTMNVFFKINGEVITPSLEGSILPGVTRDSTIELLKSWGVKVTERKIDIQEVFDAAKAGILEEAFGTGTAAVISPIGELKWKDEDVVINNNEIGQLSQRVYDTITGIQTGKVDDTFGWAEEV, encoded by the coding sequence ATGAGTTTAAACATTTCAATTCAAAAAACTACTCATCCAAAACAAAAACCAGATGCAAATAATCTAGGGTTTGGTAATATTTTCACAGATCATATGTTTGTTATGGACTATACAGAAGGCAAAGGTTGGCATGACCCAAGAATTATACCATATGGATCATTTGAGATTGAACCTTCAGCAATGGTATTTCACTATGGACAAGAGATGTTTGAGGGGATGAAGGCGTACAAAACACCAGAAGGTCAAGTGCAGCTGTTCAGACCTATGAAAAACATTAGACGTGCTAATATAACAAATGAAAGAATATGTATCCCTGAAATTGATGAAAATGATATGCTTCAAGCAATTAAAGCCATCGTTGATGTAGATAAAGATTGGATACCAGAAGCAGAAGGTACATCACTTTATCTTAGACCATTTATAATTGCTACAGATCCTTTCCTAGGTGTGCGACCTTCCAGTACTTATAAATTCTTTGTAATTTGTAGTCCAGTAGGTGCTTATTATAAAGAGGGGATTAACCCTGTAAGGATTTATGTTGAAGAAGAGTATGTGAGAGCTGTACGTGGAGGAGTAGGTTACGCTAAGACAGGCGGTAACTATGCTGCAAGTTTAAAAGCGCAAATGAAAGCTAAGAAGGGCGGTTTTGCTCAAGTACTTTGGTTAGATGGAATTCATCGTAAGTATGTTGAAGAAGTTGGTACGATGAATGTATTCTTCAAAATCAATGGAGAAGTAATTACACCTTCATTAGAAGGTAGTATATTACCCGGTGTTACAAGAGATTCTACAATTGAATTGCTAAAATCTTGGGGTGTTAAAGTTACTGAAAGAAAAATAGATATTCAAGAAGTATTTGATGCTGCAAAAGCAGGAATTCTTGAAGAAGCTTTTGGTACTGGGACTGCAGCTGTTATATCACCAATTGGAGAGTTAAAGTGGAAAGATGAAGATGTTGTAATTAATAATAATGAAATTGGTCAATTATCCCAAAGAGTGTATGATACGATTACAGGCATTCAAACTGGTAAAGTTGATGATACCTTTGGTTGGGCTGAAGAAGTTTAA
- a CDS encoding ABC transporter ATP-binding protein, whose product MEKMPVITMKNLRMSYGSGPEVLKGIDLDVYPGQIIGYIGPNGAGKSTTVKIMLGIIEDYSGEVTILGDNIKNQVEYKRRIGYVPENGEIYDNLTAFEYLSFLGEIYGLDTEKVEVKAAQLMELFGIKEQLHARISSFSKGMRQKVLIIASLIHDPDILFLDEPLSGLDANSVMIVKEILDHLASKGKTIFYSSHIMDVVEKISHRIILLNEGIIAADGSFEELSKKNLDGSLEEIFNQLTGFDNQESVAEQFVTVLKED is encoded by the coding sequence ATGGAAAAAATGCCAGTCATAACTATGAAAAATTTAAGAATGAGTTATGGATCAGGTCCAGAAGTGTTAAAAGGTATCGATTTAGATGTATATCCTGGTCAAATAATTGGTTATATAGGTCCTAATGGAGCAGGAAAGAGTACTACTGTAAAAATCATGTTGGGGATTATCGAAGATTATAGTGGGGAAGTAACCATTTTAGGTGACAACATAAAAAATCAAGTAGAGTATAAAAGAAGAATTGGTTATGTGCCAGAGAATGGTGAGATTTATGATAACTTAACAGCTTTTGAATACTTATCTTTCTTAGGTGAAATCTATGGATTGGATACTGAGAAAGTTGAGGTAAAAGCTGCTCAACTAATGGAATTATTCGGAATTAAGGAACAGTTACATGCTAGGATATCAAGCTTTTCTAAAGGAATGAGACAAAAGGTTTTGATTATTGCAAGTTTAATCCATGATCCAGATATCCTTTTTTTAGATGAGCCTTTAAGTGGACTTGACGCTAATAGTGTAATGATTGTTAAAGAAATTCTAGATCATCTTGCTTCGAAGGGGAAGACTATCTTCTATTCATCACATATTATGGACGTGGTTGAGAAGATTAGTCATCGAATTATACTATTGAACGAAGGTATAATAGCAGCCGACGGGTCATTTGAAGAATTAAGTAAGAAAAACTTAGATGGTTCTTTGGAAGAAATATTTAACCAGTTAACGGGTTTTGATAATCAAGAATCTGTGGCAGAACAGTTTGTGACAGTACTAAAGGAGGATTAG
- a CDS encoding ABC-2 family transporter permease, which translates to MNDYFYLRVLDRFQGLFEKQGICYKSLRQILQLKLTMDARRQTTMTTNRKKDSRSFFSKSLLTHGLMGFMLLIFIIPDIDLFFQMNVCLGIIIFMLMSSLIADFSSVLLDQKDKSVLLTKPIEPSVISLAKILHIIYYVGILLFIMSIAPLIGGTFKYGLIYGLLFIVTLVLGLLFVMFLTTLLYFLILKFFDGEKLKDIINYFQIVLTIVMIFGYQLMSRMYTIIDFDMVFEPKWWTYLIPSAWFASYFRIFVENQVSTSLVVLAMLGILVPITAIIVHVKYVMPYFEGYLNKMEQVGGVKKHSPIKERLNTMLQLLLCPSKEERTFFKFFIALMKHERKLKLRIIPQLVMALGFPFIFMINSGFDVSESSKAFMFIYFSFWMMSFLFTNFLYSENYKGAWVYKSLPIQDINAIRRALYKSAMSNYIVPVYVGLSVIFLFIYNFTIFGHLALMFLNLLIITMLLFRISINTHPFSMEMDIQKGDSKSFILGTLIIGIVAGIHWLSTIFSYGLYINIFMTLLITVALWIILFRKRKK; encoded by the coding sequence ATGAATGATTACTTTTATCTAAGAGTACTGGACCGTTTCCAAGGTTTATTTGAAAAGCAAGGGATATGTTATAAGTCATTAAGACAAATATTACAATTAAAACTTACCATGGATGCAAGAAGACAGACAACAATGACAACTAATAGAAAAAAAGATAGTAGAAGTTTTTTTTCTAAATCTTTATTAACCCATGGTTTAATGGGTTTTATGTTGCTCATATTTATCATACCAGATATAGATTTATTTTTTCAGATGAATGTATGCCTTGGTATCATAATTTTTATGTTAATGTCAAGTTTAATCGCAGATTTTTCATCAGTATTACTTGACCAAAAAGACAAATCAGTTTTATTGACTAAACCAATTGAGCCAAGTGTAATTTCACTTGCTAAGATACTGCACATCATTTATTATGTGGGAATACTATTGTTTATCATGTCCATAGCTCCTTTAATTGGTGGTACTTTCAAGTATGGGCTCATATATGGTTTACTATTTATAGTTACATTGGTATTGGGTTTGCTATTTGTCATGTTTTTGACAACATTACTTTACTTTTTAATTTTGAAGTTTTTTGATGGAGAAAAACTAAAAGATATCATTAATTATTTTCAGATTGTTCTTACTATCGTCATGATCTTTGGTTATCAATTGATGAGTAGGATGTATACCATTATTGATTTTGATATGGTATTTGAACCAAAATGGTGGACCTATTTAATACCATCTGCTTGGTTTGCTTCTTATTTTAGAATTTTTGTCGAGAATCAGGTATCTACTAGTTTAGTGGTTTTAGCTATGCTGGGTATACTTGTTCCAATAACAGCTATCATTGTTCATGTAAAGTATGTTATGCCTTATTTTGAAGGCTACTTAAATAAGATGGAACAGGTAGGGGGAGTTAAAAAACACAGCCCTATAAAAGAGCGACTAAATACTATGCTGCAATTGCTTCTATGCCCATCGAAAGAAGAACGTACCTTTTTTAAGTTCTTTATAGCCTTAATGAAGCATGAAAGAAAACTTAAGTTAAGAATCATACCACAGTTAGTAATGGCTTTAGGATTTCCATTTATCTTTATGATTAACAGTGGCTTTGATGTTAGTGAATCCTCTAAAGCTTTTATGTTCATTTATTTTTCTTTTTGGATGATGAGCTTTTTGTTCACCAATTTTCTTTATAGTGAAAACTATAAAGGGGCTTGGGTATACAAGTCTTTACCTATACAAGACATTAATGCGATAAGAAGAGCATTATATAAATCTGCTATGTCTAACTATATTGTACCTGTATATGTAGGTTTGAGCGTGATATTTTTATTCATCTATAATTTTACTATATTTGGACATCTAGCTTTAATGTTCCTAAACCTTTTGATTATAACCATGTTATTATTTAGAATATCAATTAATACACATCCTTTCAGTATGGAAATGGATATACAAAAAGGTGATAGTAAAAGTTTCATTTTAGGAACATTAATTATTGGAATCGTGGCAGGTATTCATTGGCTTTCTACAATTTTTAGTTATGGATTATATATCAATATTTTCATGACTCTATTAATAACTGTCGCGTTATGGATTATTTTATTTAGAAAAAGAAAAAAGTAA
- a CDS encoding alpha-amylase family glycosyl hydrolase, whose translation MRKKIMAVLLCTAFIIGLSSCGVLEQEVEKSEGVYYEIFVRSFADSNGDGIGDINGITENLDYLDELGVTGLWLTPFNPSPSYHKYDVTNYYDVDPEYGTVEDVQRLIDEAHKRDISVIMDLVINHTSSKHPWFKEASSTTDSSYKDYYNWASLEKGDINLKTRVWGHPVWIKNKEDYYYALFWDQMPDLNYNSEAVRNDVKDIAKFWLELGVDGFRCDAAMHIFAPGEEPNGTNIRQATLDWWNEFKTYCQGINDEVILVGEVWTDPKGIAPYYESFDMLFNFSVGEDYLIPMINTGTDKSGKNNKFVDDLYSALQTFETTSSEYIDAPFLSNHDQNRVMGRLGNNVKQAKLAASIYLTLQGTPYIYYGEEIGMLGNKPDEQIREPFIWGEESDYQTSWEPLTYNNETVSAEEQQLDEDSLYNHYREMIDLRLNNEALYAGRFSPLHTDRPEVIAYQMTSKNQSIVVLHNLSEEVQDILLHEEVDLKVEDILYRNVAEESTSRIQPLSTTIIEVK comes from the coding sequence TTGAGAAAGAAAATAATGGCTGTGCTTTTATGCACAGCTTTTATAATAGGATTAAGTAGTTGCGGCGTTTTAGAACAAGAGGTAGAAAAAAGTGAAGGTGTCTATTATGAGATATTTGTACGCTCCTTTGCTGACAGTAATGGTGATGGTATCGGTGATATCAACGGTATAACAGAAAACTTAGACTATCTAGATGAATTAGGGGTTACTGGATTGTGGCTAACACCATTTAATCCATCACCAAGTTATCATAAGTATGATGTAACGAATTATTATGATGTGGACCCGGAATACGGTACAGTTGAAGATGTTCAACGATTGATAGATGAAGCTCATAAACGTGATATATCTGTAATAATGGATCTAGTCATCAATCACACATCATCGAAGCACCCATGGTTCAAGGAAGCTTCGTCAACAACAGATAGCTCCTATAAGGATTATTACAATTGGGCATCTTTGGAAAAAGGGGATATTAACCTAAAGACTAGAGTCTGGGGTCACCCAGTCTGGATTAAGAATAAAGAAGATTATTATTATGCTTTGTTTTGGGATCAGATGCCGGATCTAAATTATAATAGTGAAGCAGTAAGAAATGATGTAAAAGACATTGCTAAGTTTTGGTTAGAATTAGGTGTAGATGGTTTTAGATGTGATGCTGCTATGCATATCTTTGCTCCTGGTGAGGAACCTAACGGTACTAATATTAGGCAGGCAACTCTGGATTGGTGGAATGAATTTAAAACCTACTGCCAAGGAATAAACGATGAGGTCATTTTAGTTGGAGAAGTATGGACTGATCCAAAAGGAATTGCACCATACTATGAGAGTTTTGATATGCTATTTAATTTTTCAGTTGGTGAAGACTATCTTATTCCAATGATCAACACAGGTACAGATAAGAGTGGCAAGAATAATAAATTTGTTGATGATTTATATTCAGCTTTACAGACTTTTGAGACAACAAGTAGTGAATATATTGATGCGCCATTCTTGTCCAATCATGATCAGAACAGAGTGATGGGGAGATTGGGTAACAATGTGAAGCAAGCTAAACTTGCTGCATCCATTTATTTAACATTGCAAGGAACACCTTATATCTATTATGGTGAAGAAATTGGTATGTTGGGGAATAAACCAGATGAGCAAATAAGAGAACCTTTCATTTGGGGAGAAGAATCAGATTATCAAACGAGTTGGGAGCCGTTAACATATAATAACGAAACGGTATCGGCTGAAGAGCAACAGCTGGATGAAGATTCGCTGTACAATCACTATAGAGAAATGATTGATCTGCGACTAAATAATGAAGCACTGTATGCAGGACGTTTCAGTCCATTACACACAGACCGACCAGAAGTCATAGCTTATCAAATGACATCAAAAAATCAGAGTATCGTTGTCCTTCATAATTTATCAGAAGAAGTTCAAGATATTCTACTACATGAGGAAGTAGATTTGAAGGTAGAAGATATTCTCTATAGGAATGTCGCTGAAGAGAGTACATCTAGAATCCAACCTCTATCTACTACAATTATTGAAGTGAAATAG
- a CDS encoding endonuclease/exonuclease/phosphatase family protein, whose translation MLLRKLRKSCIKVMTWNIYFGADLSPLIGTTPEQIPEVMSEVFDQVQQTDFFSRAKSIAIQIYKTRPDLIGLHEVALWTVQSMQANSAINFLRILLWDLKKLGLEYNVIAVNKNFRDQLPSSTGEVIGLLDRDVILAKSDTRMKFTHIQERNFSINLVVPIGGQPFTVLRGWSSVDVSIDKEMFRLVNTHLEGDSTEVRLAQANELLKNACATNLPLILMGDFNTDADGNDNPTYELFIDSGFIDAWNIVGKCSGFTAFQARDLLNAISTLSERIDFIFIRNDFKVLNIATVGNLQKDRTSIGLWPSDHAGIIATLK comes from the coding sequence ATGCTTCTAAGAAAACTCCGAAAAAGTTGTATCAAAGTTATGACATGGAATATTTACTTTGGAGCGGATCTTAGCCCACTCATAGGCACAACTCCAGAGCAAATACCAGAAGTAATGTCAGAGGTTTTTGATCAAGTTCAGCAGACTGATTTTTTTTCAAGGGCAAAATCCATTGCTATTCAAATCTATAAAACAAGACCGGACCTAATTGGCTTACATGAGGTAGCGTTATGGACAGTACAATCAATGCAAGCTAATAGTGCTATAAACTTTTTAAGAATTCTTCTTTGGGATCTAAAAAAGCTTGGCTTAGAATATAATGTTATCGCTGTCAATAAAAATTTTAGAGATCAATTACCCAGTAGCACTGGGGAGGTTATTGGGTTATTGGATAGGGATGTTATACTTGCTAAATCTGATACTAGAATGAAATTTACCCATATTCAAGAAAGGAATTTTAGCATTAATTTAGTTGTTCCTATTGGAGGGCAACCTTTTACAGTTCTTAGGGGATGGTCTTCAGTTGATGTTAGCATAGATAAGGAAATGTTTAGATTAGTTAATACCCATTTAGAAGGTGATTCAACAGAAGTGCGTCTTGCACAAGCTAATGAATTACTAAAGAATGCTTGTGCTACTAATCTTCCCTTAATCCTAATGGGTGACTTCAACACTGATGCAGATGGAAATGATAACCCAACCTATGAGTTATTTATTGACTCAGGATTTATTGATGCATGGAATATTGTCGGTAAATGTTCTGGATTTACAGCTTTTCAAGCTAGAGATTTACTTAATGCAATATCCACATTAAGTGAACGAATTGACTTTATTTTCATAAGAAATGACTTCAAAGTACTTAACATAGCTACTGTTGGAAATTTACAGAAAGATCGTACGTCTATAGGTCTTTGGCCATCAGATCACGCAGGCATAATTGCAACATTAAAATAG
- a CDS encoding sugar ABC transporter substrate-binding protein produces the protein MKLRKVLAMFLVLIMSMSLLAACASDEEKGDTSEEVKTESNETTDKEEAEAPEGLQPEDGAELLVWESEGPEGDFMERAIEEFNKIYPDVTINYEPVGHTDAKGKLALDGPAGVGADVFAAPHDHLGELVESGLIIPNTEFNANYAETFVPAAVTAVTYKGETYGYPVSIETYALFYNKDIVDEPVKTWDELKEFAKEYNNPSENKFALMFEAANAYYDYMFLGGYGSKLFGESGEDREQLGFDNENGVEAMKFLHSIRTDIMDIAAADISYDVMMQGFNSGQFPYMINGPWAIQDCKDAGTNFGIVELPVLPNGEHPESFSGVRGLYVSSYTEYPNAAMLFANFCADLEMTKERFEITHQIPVRTDYQVEDEFIAGVMAQAKYAKPMPAIPEMGSYWTVMGSVYTNIWEGAEPEAELEAAKEAMLAMYE, from the coding sequence ATGAAATTAAGAAAAGTATTAGCTATGTTTTTAGTACTTATCATGAGTATGAGTTTATTGGCAGCTTGTGCTAGTGATGAAGAAAAGGGTGACACTTCTGAAGAAGTAAAAACAGAGTCAAATGAGACAACTGATAAAGAAGAAGCTGAAGCTCCTGAAGGATTACAACCAGAAGATGGTGCAGAATTACTTGTTTGGGAAAGTGAAGGTCCTGAAGGTGACTTCATGGAACGTGCTATCGAAGAATTCAATAAAATTTATCCTGATGTAACGATTAATTACGAACCTGTTGGTCATACAGATGCTAAAGGTAAATTAGCTTTAGACGGACCTGCTGGTGTTGGAGCTGACGTTTTTGCAGCACCTCATGACCACTTAGGAGAATTAGTTGAATCTGGTTTAATTATTCCTAACACTGAATTCAATGCAAATTATGCTGAAACATTTGTACCTGCAGCTGTAACTGCTGTAACTTATAAAGGTGAGACTTATGGTTACCCAGTATCCATTGAAACATATGCATTATTCTATAACAAAGACATCGTTGACGAACCAGTGAAAACTTGGGATGAACTTAAAGAATTTGCTAAAGAATATAATAACCCAAGTGAAAATAAATTTGCTCTTATGTTTGAAGCAGCAAATGCTTACTATGATTACATGTTCTTAGGTGGTTATGGTAGTAAATTATTTGGCGAGTCAGGTGAAGATAGAGAGCAATTAGGCTTTGATAATGAAAATGGTGTTGAAGCTATGAAATTCTTACATTCAATTAGAACTGATATTATGGATATTGCTGCAGCTGACATCTCTTATGATGTTATGATGCAAGGTTTCAATTCTGGTCAGTTCCCATACATGATTAATGGTCCTTGGGCTATTCAAGACTGTAAAGATGCTGGAACAAACTTTGGAATCGTTGAATTACCTGTATTACCAAACGGTGAACACCCAGAAAGTTTCTCTGGTGTACGTGGATTATATGTAAGTTCTTATACAGAGTATCCTAATGCTGCTATGTTATTTGCTAATTTCTGTGCTGATCTTGAAATGACTAAAGAAAGATTTGAAATTACTCATCAAATTCCTGTAAGAACTGATTATCAAGTTGAAGACGAGTTCATTGCAGGTGTAATGGCACAAGCAAAATATGCTAAGCCAATGCCAGCTATTCCAGAAATGGGTTCATACTGGACAGTAATGGGTAGTGTTTATACAAACATCTGGGAAGGTGCTGAGCCTGAAGCAGAATTAGAAGCTGCTAAAGAAGCTATGTTAGCTATGTACGAATAA
- a CDS encoding sugar ABC transporter permease: MLKKRLKQLVIYTILIGIALIVLYPIAWTIGSSFNQGSSLQSTGINPIPDQFSLNQYRKLFTETDYLHWYKNTLKIAVINMIFSVAITSLSAYVFSRYGFKGKKISMISMLVLQIIPSFTGMVAMYIIIWKMGLLDTHLGLIIIYVAGQIPYNTWLVKGYLDTIPRELDAAAKVDGAGNFTTFFKIILPIARPIIVFLAIATFTAPWMDYIFPQLVLKSQKNWTLAIGLFEMIDGEADNAFSQFAAGCTLVAIPFTIFFMLSQKFMTEALGAGAVKS; this comes from the coding sequence ATGTTGAAAAAAAGATTAAAGCAGTTAGTTATTTATACTATACTTATTGGTATCGCTCTGATTGTATTATATCCTATTGCTTGGACAATAGGGTCTTCCTTCAATCAAGGAAGTAGTTTACAGAGTACAGGTATTAATCCTATACCTGACCAATTTAGCTTAAACCAATATAGAAAATTATTTACTGAAACGGATTATTTACATTGGTATAAAAATACTCTTAAAATAGCAGTGATTAATATGATTTTTTCTGTTGCAATCACTTCCTTATCAGCTTATGTATTCTCAAGATATGGCTTTAAGGGTAAAAAAATATCTATGATATCCATGTTAGTCCTTCAAATTATACCTAGTTTCACTGGTATGGTAGCGATGTATATTATTATTTGGAAGATGGGGTTATTAGATACTCATTTAGGTCTTATCATTATTTACGTAGCTGGTCAGATACCTTATAATACATGGCTTGTTAAAGGGTATCTTGATACAATACCTAGAGAACTAGATGCTGCTGCAAAAGTTGATGGTGCAGGTAATTTTACTACTTTCTTTAAAATTATCTTACCTATTGCAAGACCTATCATCGTCTTTCTAGCAATAGCTACTTTTACAGCGCCATGGATGGACTATATCTTCCCACAACTTGTATTAAAGTCTCAAAAGAACTGGACATTAGCTATCGGATTATTTGAAATGATTGATGGTGAAGCTGACAATGCTTTTAGTCAGTTTGCCGCTGGTTGTACATTGGTAGCTATTCCATTTACTATTTTCTTCATGTTAAGTCAAAAATTCATGACAGAAGCTCTAGGAGCTGGAGCGGTAAAGAGTTAG